One Solanum pennellii chromosome 9, SPENNV200 DNA segment encodes these proteins:
- the LOC107031543 gene encoding 60S ribosomal protein L5-like gives MAFIKVQKTRAYFKRFQVKFKRRREGKTDYRARNRLINQDKNKYNTPKYRFVVRFTNKDIIAQIVSASIAGDMILASAYARELPQFGLQVGLTNYAAAYCTGLLLARRVLKKHEMDEEYQGNPEASGEDYSVELAESRRPFRALLDVGLIRTTTGNRVFGALKGALDGGLDIPHGAKRFAGFSKDSKQLDADVHRKYIYGGHVATYMKTLIEDEPEKYHSHFSGYIKRGLEADNLEEMYKKVHAAIRAEPSPKKSEKQPPKKHKRYNLKKLTYEERKAKLIERLNALNSAAGNDEDEDDDE, from the exons AAATTCAAGAGAAGGAGAG AGGGAAAGACTGACTACAGAGCCAGGAATCGCTTGATAAATCAGGACAAAAACAAGTACAACACTCCAAAATATCGTTTTGTTGTCCGATTT ACTAATAAGGACATAATTGCCCAAATTGTGTCTGCTAGCATAGCTGGTGACATGATTCTTGCCTCTGCATATGCTCGTGAGCTGCCTCAATTTGGCCTTCAAGTTGGACTCACAAATTATGCTGCTG CATACTGTACCGGACTTCTCTTGGCAAGACGAGTTCTCAAAAAGCATGAAATGGATGAGGAGTATCAAGGGAACCCTGAG GCCAGTGGAGAGGATTACTCAGTTGAACTTGCTGAAAGCAGGAGGCCTTTCCGTGCCCTCTTGGATGTTGGTCTTATTAGAACTACTACTGGAAATCGTGTGTTTGGTGCTCTCAAG GGTGCATTGGATGGTGGACTTGATATTCCTCATGGTGCGAAGAGGTTTGCTGGATTCAGCAAAGATTCCAAGCAACTTGATGCTGATGTTCACCGCAAGTATATATATGGTGGCcatgttgcaacatatatgaAG ACTTTGATCGAAGATGAACCTGAGAAGTATCACTCTCACTTTAGTGGGTACATTAAGCGGGGTCTTGAGGCTGATAATCTTGAAGAGATGTACAAGAAGGTTCATGCTGCCATACGTGCCGAACCAAGCCCAAAGAAATCTGAGAAGCAGCCTCCCAAGAAGCACAAGAG GTACAATCTGAAGAAGCTGACTTACGAGGAAAGAAAGGCTAAGTTGATTGAAAGACTGAATGCTTTGAATTCAGCTGCTGGAAatgatgaggatgaggatgatgatgagtgA